In Pieris brassicae chromosome 12, ilPieBrab1.1, whole genome shotgun sequence, the genomic window GACCTCAGGTTCCAGAGCTCCGCCGTGATGGCGCTTCAGGAGGCGAGCGAGGCGTATCTGGTGGGTCTCTTCGAGGACACCAACCTGTGCGCCATTCACGCCAAGCGAGTGACGATCATGCCCAAGGACATCCAACTGGCGAGACGCATTCGCGGCGAGCGTGCTTAATTTTGcgtaatatgtatacataacataacatattattattattattattactacaacAAAAGGCCCTTTTCAGGGCCGCATATGATTCAAATGATGCATCTAATTGTGCACACTCAACAGTAGTGCCACAGTCAGACAGACATCACGTGTCGAACGATTAAAacgtaaaacttttaaaataaaataaaaaaaaaagtaatgaactgatagaaaattattaatcaattgttttacgatttacaaaattttgacTAAACAGACCAATCGCACCGTCTGTCCGGTAACAAACaggttttaaaagaaatagaataaaaaatatatatatatatatatatattattttctattatgcGTCTATATTTTACACTATTGTTACATTGTTTCTTAGAAAACAATAAGTACCTCACGcccacaataataaatattttttttattatttaagtacatatttatgGCACCACTTAAGGTTGCGTTGCGTTGACTCTTGTCAActcagtttaataattttgttaattgtttttattgatttttttgtttgcgtATTACGTCTTTACCGTTTGTAGTTtgtcataatataatagacaTATTTGGAGGgttcattttgcttatttatgtagttattatatattatacatacgtAACCGACAacgaaaataacattaaaggaCGAATATCTCTACAAACCGACCGATTCCCCCCCGCGCCCCTCGGACAACTGCCGACTTATATATATTCGAGGTTCGGGCATTCTTCTATGGTACGGTCTTCTGCCTTTACAGTGCACTCGAGCCTCTCTAATACTGTATTGCCgtagtttttactattaaaaacacAAGCAATCGCCGTTGAGGATCCGCCTTGCACCCACTTACGCCGACGCCGAAGCAAAGAAAGCGCTGCGCCTAGTCCGGCCTCCCACCAGCGGGTCTCACCGGAGGATGCGCATGTGCGGACCGAGCTGAGGTGTTCAGGCTGTGCCTGGCAGACTCCGGCTCCAGCTATGGAGCGAAAACCGCGTCGCGATGCGTCCGGCCCGCGTGCCAACGTACGCTCCCGCTCTCGCGGTCGAGCCGCGTTACCGCCGCCGCCGTCGTCGTCGCCGCCGAAATCAAGTTCGTCGCGCAACCGGTCCTTGAGTGGCTCTCGCTCGCGTAGCGATCGAGCCCCGGGACCCGGAGACGAAAAACCGGGCGAAAAAGTCGTTCTTAGTGaacagctctcgtcgcggtatactgccGTTCGACACCCTGTCGAACCGGCCCCCCACAACCCCTCCCCCGCAGTGTTTACTACAGCGGGCCTTTTAGACAGTTCCACACTAACTCACGCAGACCCCGAGGTCACAGGTGACTCGCGCCCGGCTGGCGCTCGAGCCCCCCTCGCGGTACATAGTGAAAGTGGTAGTGAAAGTGCAGTTTTCATCGAACAAAGTGGTGGTGAACAGtcgcagctctcgtcgcggtatacggACGACGAGAGTACCTATACGGCTACCCCGCACCGACCTCACCCCTCGACATCGATGGCGCCACCGGACTCAGAAATGCACCTAACAACAAATGTGAGTACCGGTGTTGTTTTTCATCACGGCGAGGATCATAGCCACGCTCACGGGCACGACCCTGAAGAGCTGTTGGCCTACCTAGAAGGCGACCTGCGGCCATTGCAGCCCGTCTCACCTCGCGCCGGCTATGAGTTGGATGCGCTTTTTGTTGCGCAAACAATCATAGGCCGGTTCGCTACAGACGGGCTCGCACGCGCTATGTGCGAGTACCTAGCGCAGACCCGCAGGCGCCTTCTAAGTGAAGGCGTAAAAGTCGTCTACTTCTCATACTCCCTACCAGCGGAGCGGCAGCTGAAGGTGGCGCTACGAGGCATTCCGGCGGACACGGAGCCCGAGGCCATCTTGTCGGAGCTGCGCGACCTAGGGTTCGAGCCGGAGCACGCTCAGCCCATACGTGCCAGAAGGGGCAGGCCGGGgtgcatatttttaattatcctgCGCCGCACCCCCGACCTCACCCCCGCTATATACAACATAAAGGAGCTGTTGTGTATACCGGGGGTCACCATTGAATCTTGGCGGGGCAAAAGGGGCCCCGCTCAGTGCCACCGCTGCCAAGGATTTAGGCACTCCTCGCACCAATGCCACCGGGCCTTAGCCTGTGTGCGGTGCGGGGAGGAACACCACTCTGCCGACTGCCCCCTACCAAAGGGGGCCACGCCGAAATGCGCCAACTGCAAGGGGGCGCATACGGCTAACCACAGCACGTGTCCGGTGCTGAAGGAGGAGGCGCGCAATAAGCGCGCAGGCACGGTGGCGCACACCACAGGGGGCAAGGGTGCCGCGGACGCGCGCGGTGCGCATGATGCGCGCGGTGCGCGCGGTACGCGTGGCGCTCGCGCTGCGGGACCCGCGGCGCCGCGTTCAAAGGGAGGAGAGCCGCGCATGCATGCGCAGGCTGAACGGCGCGCCCATGAGCAGCGCGCCGCACACCCAGAGGATGCGGAATTAATTTCGTACCCTGCGGAGCCTCCCAGAGGTCAACGCAGGCGCCCCCGAGGTAGAAGAGGCCGGGGGGGGTTACAACCCCCCGCCCCCCCGCGCGCGGAAAATTCCGCGCACTTCGCGGAGGGCCCCAGTAGGGCCGCTCCTGACTCCGCTCCAGCCGCTGGAGCCTCCAGGACCGCCGGACAGCGCGCCGCACGCCCCCACAGCGGGGGCCCTCTGAGGGGCCAGATGTTCCTCAGCGAGGCGGCGATTGCTGAGGCGGTCGACAGGGCGGTCAACTCATTGTTGAGCGCCCTCTACCCGACTCCGCCTGCCCCGACCCATGGAGGACGCCGGCCGCGCAGTCGAGGCGTAAGACACACACACCAACAACAATGATCTTACGCCTCCTACACTGGAACGCCGAGGGCCTTAGGGGGAAAGGTCCCTACCTGCGCAACATCCTACGTACACACAACGTAGATGTTGCGCTCATTTCAGAGACACACCTGCGCCCCACCGGCATTCCCAAGTCACGAACGCGCGAGGTCGTCGCCTCTTGCACCACGCCGAAGAGCGCGGCTACCTGGTGTGCGGACCTGACTCCGCCACCCACTTTCCTAGGATAGCCGCCCACAGGCCGGACACCATCGATCTGGTGGTGCACAACCGGCCTGACCTCCACCTAGCGCAGGAGGTCCTGATGGACGAATACCAGTCGGACCACCAGCCGGTGCTGTGCCTCATCGCGGGGGCTCCATCCCCGCCCGCACGCACCCGGAAGGTCACCGACTGGAACACCTTTGAGTCCATCATGGAAGACACCCCTGCGCCCGGCCCACCGGATTCGACAGGCGCCGTTGACGACATGGCGGAGTCCATGACGCGGCAACTCCAGGCAGCTCTGGCGGCAGCGACCTCAACGCGCACGCCGGAGATCACCTGCCAGGACCTTGCACCCTATGTGCAAAGGCTGATTCAGCGCAAGCGCGCGCTCAGGAGGCAATGGCAGCGCAACCGCTGCCCCGCGCTCAAAACGCAGCTGAATCGCCTCGCCGAACGTGTCAAGGCCGAGCTGGTCTCACACGAACGGCGCACATGGGAGCGCACACTGGGAGAGGCCACCACAGAGCCTACCCGCCTCTACCAACTTTGCCGCCGTCTCTACAGGACTCCAGAGCCGAAGCGTCCCCTTCGCGACAGCAACGGCGCCATCACTTACGATGACACAGATCGGGCCGAAATATTCGCCGAACACCTCCAGCGTCAGTTCTCGCCGAACCCCGCGACGTCCCCTACGCGCGTGGCAGAGGTGGTGAACGCTGTCGAGGCGTGGTTGACGTGCCCGATCTCTACCGACGAAGCCCAGATCTTCTTCTCGCCGTCACAAGTGCGGAAGAGGATCTCAAGACTGCGACCCAGGAAGGCACCGGGACCGGATGGCATCACCCACGAGGCGCTGCGCCATCTGCCCATGAGGTGGATAGTTGCGCTGTCGCGCCTCTTCACGGGTATCCTCCGGTACACGCACTTCCCTAGATCTTGGAAAGAGGGCAAGGTGATCCTAATATCGAAGCCCGGGAAGGACTCTTCCCGACCCGAGAGCTATCGACCCATCACCCTGCTCTCGACGCAGTCGAAACTGTTCGAGTGGCTGTTGCTGCAGAGGATCGAACAATACCTGCAGCCGAGGCCCGAACAGTTCGGCTTCCGCGGCGAGCACAGCACGACGCTGCAGCTGACGAGGGTGCTCTTCACTGCAGCCTCGGCCCTCAACAAAAAGGAGGGGGCCGCCGCCGTTATGCTGGACATGGCGAAGGCCTTTGACCGTGTCTGGCACGACGGCCTCGTGCTGAAGCTCATCGAGTCTCCACTGCCCCGCCGAATGGTCGCCGTGCTCCGCGCCTTTCTCACCGAGCGCACGTTCTTCGTTGCGACGGGAGAGGCCGCGTCGAGACCGCGACCCATCACGGCGGGCGTCCCGCAAGGTAGCGTGTTATCGCCCTTGCTCTACACCACGTACACCGACGACGTTCCGTGCCCCGAGGGGTGCACACTCGCCCTCTACGCCGACGACACGGCGTACGTGGCGTCATCGCTGAGGGCCTCGCACGCTGCCCAAAAACTCCAACGCGCTCTGGACCTCCTGCCAGAGTGGCTGGACAAGTGGAGACTCGCCGCCAACCCGGACAAGACTCAGGCCATTGTCTTCGGCCGGGGTAGGTTGCCACCACCCCTACGCTTCCTGGATCGAGACGTGCCGTGGAAGACGCCGGTCACCTATCTAGGGGTCACCATAGACCGGGGTCTGACCATGACGCCCCACATCTCCAGGGCTGTAGGGAGAGCCAAGTGGGCGGCGCATACGCTTCGCCCACTGATCACAGGCAACCTACCTCTCCGCACCAAGCTCGCGCTACATAAATTGTATGTGCGCCCTCACCTCACGTACGCGGCACCGGCGTGGTTCTCCTATGCCAAGGAGACCAACCGCCGAAGACTGCGCACCGTACAAAACACCGTCTTACGGTGCGCTGTACATGCACCACGCTACGTGAGGAACGCCACCATAGCGCGAGACTTGCGGATGGAGTCGATCGACGAGTTCGTCGCACGGCTCGCGATGAGGATGTTTGATCGAGCAGACGCCTCTCAACATCCTCACCTCCACAACATCGCGCCGTGGCACTCCAGGCCGCCCGACCAATACAAGTACCCGCGTGAGCTCTTCTCCGCGGGTTCCGACGACACCAGGGCAACAAACGCGGCTTCGACCGCTGGTCGCCTCGCTGGGCCTCCCCCGGGTCAACCGGGGGTCTCACCCGGCGGTGCTTGACCGCGAGCCGCGCTAGCTGCCCGATACCACCGATCATGACACCAGGGCCAAGTCGAGACTACTCCTTGGCCCCCTCCTCATCACCCGGACTTGACACTCCGGACACGACCCCATCGGCTGCGCGCAGCGGGTAGAGACTGAGTCTCCCCGCGCGCCTGCAGCCCCCACCAAGGGCTATATGCCCGCCCCCGTACCgccctgtatcagcagggcgcgaacAGAAACACCACTtgaagggggcatacgccccgaacaagacaaaacacccccctcgcgagggagggCGTAACAATAACTACgcgaatttttttaaaaaagctaTTCTCGTGTGGTGTGTGCAGTAGTCGATACATTCTCTCAACTCTCGCATCACGCATCTCGCATCTCGCGTTCACTATGCCACCAAAGACCAGCGGCAAGGCGGCCAAGAAGTCCGGCAAGGCACAGAAGAACATATCCAAATCggacaaaaagaaaaagaagcaCAAGAGGAAGGAGAGCTACGCCATTTACATCTACAAGGTCCTCAAGCAGGTGCACCCCACGTCTAGGATCAAGGCCCGATCACTGTCCGTGGTGACTTTCAATGCAAACGGTTTCAAgccgcaggcagatttggttcgagatttcctcgttcgccaccaaatagatattttcctagtacaggaatctttcctcaagcccagcgttcgcgctcccagattcgcaaattacaacgtagtgcgaaacgaccgacctacggcgaaaggcggtacgctcatttattatagacgagcgcttcactgctcgccgttagacccgccctcccttaccaacatagagtgctctgtgttgcgcgtagccatgaccggccatcagccgattattatcgcgtcggtgtacctccctcccgccaaggtcatactagagagcgatctcagaaccctgtttgcgatgggcccctcggtcttattagtcggggatctcaatagcaaacacggggactggaatagttcaaaacaaaaccctaatgggttagccctcaataggcttatagacgtgctcaatttcaacgtcattgcccccatacaaccgactcgccgtggcataacaggcaacggccttctctcaacggacgtcatagacgtagcggttttacgtaacgtggcactacagccgcgaagcgtagagacgttacacgagttagactcggaccacttcccggttcactttgaattcggccctcctaacactcgagagaagaggttcaagtccattgtcgactggcagaagttagacgaggccctcaagcccgccgacacctctgccctcccaaatgtccccgtcaatttagtctcgtccgctcacgcgttagacgcgatctcctcggtcaccaatcacattcagaccaaggtcgccgagtcgtcccggaaggtcccagatgagttcgctcaacgctgggagcttcccccggacgcgaggcgtctgttgaccgagaagaacgcggcgactcgcgccttcgccagagcaccgaccgacgaaaaccgcagagcactccgcgcctcgcagcgccgagtcaaagagcgcatgcgggaaattagaaacgaacgctgggaccgtcttaccagcgaattgtcaccttcgcacacggcctattggtctctcgcgcgttcccttaaaaccgacacggtggcgtccatgccccctctcaagcgtccaaatctgcctgacgcattcgacgacgacgaaaaagccgagtgcttagccgtcaacctagtggagcagtgcaccccgtatctcgatcatagcgacccggcgcacgtcgaacacgtgaaccgcgaggtcgaacgcatcgtagcactgcccctccctcccgagccgctccctcctacgtcgatcgccgaggtcaaaactctaataaagagttcactgcctcgtaaatctccaggtctcgacgccatctcgaacaaggtcctccggtgcctcccgccccatctgatatgcctactagtgtccattttcaattgcctccttgaaaactgcaccttcccggcgcagtggaaagagtccattgtcattggtattcacaaaccaggcaaaccccgtaacaaccccaccagttaccgccctatcagccttctcaatacgcttagcaagctttacgagaaggtacttaaaaagcgcctcctagactttgccctagataaggggctcattcccgatgagcagtttggcttcaggccggcccactcgtgcgttcatcaagtccatcgaatcacggagcacatcctctccgggatgaatagctccctgaaaccgagagccacgggtgcgctcttcttcgacatagcgaaagctttcgacaaggtctggcacaacggcttggtttacaagctctaccaccttaatgtgccactaagactcgtgcgtatcgtacacgacttcttgtccgaccgctcaatgcgctatcgcgtagaaggaacgttatcgtctcctcgccccatcatggccggagtccctcagggctcggtcctctcgccccttctgttcacgctgtataccggcgacatccctagggctccaaatgtggagctagccctctatgccgatgacaccgctctctataccacccataaagatagaggtgtcattgtggacagactccagaccgctaccacatcgttaggcgaatggtttcggaaatggggcttccaaataaatcccgagaaaagcgtagcagttctctttgccaggggcaaccccggtgctatcgctagggataaatttcacctcaagacagaggtaaccctatacgggcaagccattccatggcaaaagtccgttaaatatctaggagtcacgctcgatagcggcatgtctttccgaaagcacatagccgccgttcgcaagaaggcccattttgtcctctctcgccttcatttcctcctaaataaaaggagtcaaatgtctctcagacacaaggtcaccctgtacaaggcctgcatccgaccgtgcatgacatacgctagcgtagtctttgcgcattgtgccccctcctatatacaccggctacaggtgcttcagtcgcgattcatgagaatcgcgaccggtgcgcccttctatgtgagaaacgtcgatctccaccacgacctagagctccctaccatagcccaatggatgaagttggcgtccacacgccactttgacaaggctaaacaccatcccaatccgctagtgcgtaatagcatcaactattaccccttcccgacaaaaaaggctcgtaggaggccccgacacatactaacggatccggacgatccaattactgtagcaaacaataaattaaatgccgcccgcgcggccaataataaaaatagaaattcacagactagggtaaaaaaccgccttcaccggggaaggcgaggacctttacttcgcacttcgctcactacagtgagcttccgtcctgcccttcaggcgattgaccgccccgcgacggcccaagccgaggttcgagtctcacaggagacgcccttgcgctagccgcgggataaaacgccattctggccgagctacgctcgccaaaacagcccgagctgagctgtaaaggcccataaggccaacagcgagattccataaaGAAAAGCGTGAACGCGGTTTATATCATCACCACAGTTGATACGCGACGGACGTGTCGATCGTGATCGTATAATTTTAGAGTTGAGTTAGTTAGTGAGCGAGTTCGAGCAGTCGTCGTAATGGCACGTACAAAGCAGACAGCCCGTAAGTCCACCGGCGGTAAGGCGCCGCGAAAGCAGCTCGCCACAAAGGCGGCCCGCAAGAGCGCTCCCGCCACCGGCGGCGTGAAGAAGCCTCACCGTTACAGGCCCGGCACCGTCGCGCTGAGAGAGATCCGTCGCTACCAGAAGAGTACCGAGCTGTTGATCCGCAAGTTGCCGTTCCAACGTCTGGTGAGGGAGATTGCGCAGGACTTCAAGACCGACCTCAGGTTCCAGAGCTCCGCCGTGATGGCGCTTCAGGAGGCGAGCGAGGCGTATCTGGTGGGTCTCTTCGAGGACACCAACCTGTGCGCCATTCACGCTAAGCGAGTGACGATCATGCCCAAGGACATCCAACTGGCGAGACGCATTCGCGGCGAGCGTGCTTAATTTTGcgtaatatgtatacataacataacatattattattattattattactacaacAAAAGGCCCTTTTCAGGGCCGCATATGATTCAAATGATGCATCTAATTGTGCACACTCAACAGTAGTGCCACAGTCAGACAGACATCACGTGTCGAACGATTAAAacgtaaaacttttaaaataaaataaaaaaaaaagtaatgaactgatagaaaattattaatcaattgttttacgatttacaaaattttgacTAAACAGACCAATCGCACCGTCTGTCCGGTAACAAACaggttttaaaagaaatagaataaaaaaaatatatatatatatatattattttctattatgcGTCTATATTTTACACTATTGTTACATTGTTTCTTAGAAAACAATAAGTACCTCACGcccacaataataaatattttttttattatttaagtacatatttatgGCACCACTTAAGGTTGCGTTGCGTTGACTCTTGTCAActcagtttaataattttgttaattgtttttattgatttttttgtttgcgtATTACGTCTTTACCGTTTGTAGTTtgtcataatataatagacaTATTTGGAGGgttcattttgcttatttatgtagttattatatattatacatacgtAACCGACAacgaaaataacattaaaggaCGAATATCTCTACAAACCGACCGATTCCCCCCCGCGCCCCTCGGACAACTGCCGACTTATATATATTCGAGGTTCGGGCATTCTTCTATATAAACCGCGAGTTAATCGGCGCGAAGCGCATTCGAACAGTGAACGTAGTACGTGAGGCACGTACGCAGTGTTGGTTGATTCTTTCATTCACTCAGTTTTCAATTCGAAACTCGCTGGTTCACAATGACCGGTCGCGGTAAGGGAGGAAAGGGATTGGGAAAAGGTGGCGCGAAGCGGCACAGGAAGGTGCTCCGTGATAACATCCAGGGTATCACCAAGCCGGCGATTCGACGTCTGGCGCGCAGGGGTGGCGTGAAACGTATCTCCGGTCTCATATACGAGGAGACCCGCGGTGTTCTCAAGGTTTTCCTCGAGAACGTCATCCGCGACGCGGTAACCTACACGGAGCACGCCAAGAGGAAGACCGTCACCGCAATGGACGTCGTGTACGCTCTGAAGCGCCAGGGCCGCACCCTCTACGGTTTCGGAGGTTAAGTTGGGTTCGGTCGTATATCCACTGACCTACCTACCtaactatatgtatttttcaacaacaacaacaacaacaacaaaaggCCCTTTTCAGGGCCGCATATGTttcgataataaaaataaaacgttatCACAACGACTAAACGTcacctaaaattaattaatataccaatatatattggtatgcatatgtttatatttaatagatggaaaattaatatcgaATGCAAAACCGCTACATTTCCCTATAGATATCTAAAGCTAACTATCTACATACCTACATACACGTTACGTGTagcatgataataatataaagtcttCGTATGTACTTAGTATGTAAAGTAGGTACACGGTACGGTACGGTACGGCTTTAACAATCACGTCGTAATATAGCGTAATTGAgagattttgataataatatacatatgatatattatgaaaattaacaatatagatatacgtCTAACCTAAACGGCCGCAGGTCGCGACCGAATCGCTCCTGGGCTaatgaaattttcttatttacatcttttgttatattatcatCAACCttttaccaatatatatattttattaataaataatatatacatttcattTGTGTAGTGTGTGTTACGGAGCGAAGAGAACGCGCGCCTCTACGGCCTCGT contains:
- the LOC123717000 gene encoding histone H3, which codes for MARTKQTARKSTGGKAPRKQLATKAARKSAPATGGVKKPHRYRPGTVALREIRRYQKSTELLIRKLPFQRLVREIAQDFKTDLRFQSSAVMALQEASEAYLVGLFEDTNLCAIHAKRVTIMPKDIQLARRIRGERA
- the LOC123717020 gene encoding histone H4 — translated: MTGRGKGGKGLGKGGAKRHRKVLRDNIQGITKPAIRRLARRGGVKRISGLIYEETRGVLKVFLENVIRDAVTYTEHAKRKTVTAMDVVYALKRQGRTLYGFGG